From the Trifolium pratense cultivar HEN17-A07 linkage group LG4, ARS_RC_1.1, whole genome shotgun sequence genome, the window ACTCTTCCGCTTCCGGTGATTTATTCTCTCATAATGTTTCTCTTGATGGTGATTTCAGCATCCAGGTTTATTTCTCAATTATTCTTATTCATAATCGATTATTctgaattaattttttattattttgatgtaTTTAGCTTTTTTTATCATGGGTAAGAAATGCTCATAAATGGGTGTAATTAGATTAAATTATGTGTCTAGTGAGTCAAagattaaatttttatgtttagtTCCACTTCTAGAGTGGCCAAAATTGATTATAGAGgtaaagaaaaatgattttgacatgtttggttTCTCTATAGTATAATTGATTTTGGCTCCAGAATTTATTCTATTTTGAGACTAGAAATTGTACTTCTGattctaaaattgattttttacagtcaaattttttgttcaagtaACTTTTACATGAATGTATCCAAGCATAGATCATTTTACCTTCAACTCAATTTTAGTCAGAATTAATTTactcaaaatcatttttttctcacTGCATAACCAAACATACATAGTCTAATTGGTAAGGATTTAACTCATGTGTATACTATAAATTATATGAGTTCTAAACTGCCGATGTAATGACCTTTGTTGTTGGTGTATAATTTATAAGCTTCAGGGTTTGTAAGAACCTCGACGAGTCCTTGGGATTTAGTTCACTTTGTAATTTACTGTGTTTTATTTACATGTTGTCAATTGTAGAAAATAGCAGTTGTTCCAATTAGTGCTCTAGCACCGCTATTATAGTTATTTGGTAGAACTTTGTACTAGATAGTGTATTGTATAACAATATCAATTTGTTTAAAGTTAATGCTAtagccactatttgacaacaatgattattttaaaagaatGTCTGTAGTTATATCTGTGTTggctttcttttttgtgttgaTGAAATTAAAGTTGagttatgaaaacagcttaaaTTCATGGTATAACTTGGTGTATTATCTTTGttgattttgaaaattttgtgttgtttgtttggaTTTAAATTAGATCGAAAGAGtttgtaagttttatttttgttgaggaattttgttttttattctcttgCTGTGCATGTGCATGGCTAATACAAACAAGTTTTATTATGGCGTTACTGTGAAAGTTGTTTTGGTTTGCCTGGAGTTGAATTGTAACGTTGTATACACCATAGGGTATCGCTGAGCAATAACAATTTGTTAAAATTATGCTACACTATAATGTTAACCGCTATTTGACAACCTTGATTATTTAAAAAGAATGTCTTCAGTTATATATGTGGCCGTTTTCTTGTGTTGATGATGGTGagttatgaaaacagcttaagTTAATCTTATAACTGAGTGCATCATCTTTGTTGATTTTGAAAACTTTGTTTGgatttaaattaaatggaaacagtttgtaagttttattttgttgaGGAAATTTGTTTTTGATTCTCTTGTTGTGTATGTGTATGGCACGCTAATAATACAAACAAGTCTCATTGTGACGTTAGTGTGAAAATTGTTTTGGTTTGTCTGGAGTTGAATTGTAACACCGTATACGTCATAGATTGTTTTTATGAGCATTGTATTTAGTGAGGGTACTAGTTAGTTACCCATGAGAGATACAGATCTCTTTTGTTTTCACGCGTGTTTTGTAACCGATACTATTAAGCAAATAGTACGCATGCATTAATTGAAACTGaataattgaattttatatATAGCATATATCTTGCGCAATGATGTATGGAGATTTTGGGAGTAGCACTTCATACACACTTCTACTAGTTATATTTGACACCCCCCTCCCCCATCTTGTTTTTTGggcttttttcaatttttgactTGGGTATGTGCATGGCTAATACTAACATGTTCTGGTTTGTCTGGAATTCTGTTATAATGTCAGATACATCACAAATGGTTGTTATAAGCTCTGTTTATTAAGCCATGCTTTGCAACGTCCCTATTAAACAAATAGTATACATCATACATGCATCATTTGTTAagcttttaaaaaaagttaaaaagtgGTTTATATTTTGTAAAGCAGAAGCTATTAATCTTTTGGTTACTACTGTAAAATCATGTTTTGTTTTAATAGGTAGTTATAATTTTAGAAGCTACCTTAGTAACTTTGTATTATTactgtattttgtttttataagtagttattgattttttaaatttcaaattcaagtaTTGTAAAAGCTTAATCAAACAGCTTAGAAACTTTAGAAAGCTGTTTTTCTAGATAAAACATAAAAGTGACTTTTTCATGAAAAACTCAAACAAACGGGTTCTAAGTCATTGGCAATAACTGCTGCGAAAAAATTTAAGCAAAGAAGGAATGTGGACCAGTCTTTTAAAACTGCAGCATGATCCATATTTTTCTTTCCTGTGACTTCTCCCGTAGGTCATCTGTCTCAGATGCTTAGTATGTTTCTAGAGTTGCTTAATCTCTAGGATTTGTGTAAAATCATCTAAGCCCTGACTAGTGCGTTGCTGCTCGTATGGGAAAACCTAATAATCAGAACatagaaaaaatagattttcCAATATAACCATGCTTTCCTAATTTGAGTAAAATTTGGATAGCCTTGTATTTCCAAAATCCCAAAATATCAAACACCTGATAGCTTTATATAACTAGAAGTTTCCAATATGAAAACTTCTAGTACGCCCATTTTCGTATAGCTTTTGGATATTCAAAGTATCTAAATTACACTGTCTCCACAAGTGGCAATCACTATACAAGTACCACTGTCTAGTACCTCTCAGACGAGTGAACCTTGAATGATATGCCAAAGGCCCAACACTCTTTCATTGTTGAAGACCCCTCCCACTATGTGGATGACCTTGGGTTGCTCAGTTATAGGGTTCCGATGGCATGTTATCACACATGGCCTCTATAGTGGTCAATGTCTATTTCCCTCTTTATCTCCACTGTGACCCCCACACGTATATTCTCTTTTTTGCCTCTACCTTGTTACCCATTGGATGATTTTGAAACATACTGTTATTTACTTATCTCtcttttattcttcttttgaCTTTTTTGCTAGTTCCTTCATTgcttgaagaattttttttgttcccATCCTCTGACTCTGCAATTCTGATTTTGGCGTGTCAACTTTCTTGAGTGGTGTTAGTACCTACCCCTATTACAACTTGCCTTTCAGCCGATTCTACTCCCTTGCCCTCCTTGCATCATCCATTTCTTCTCATATATAAGTTGTACAATGTCCATCTAAATCTCATAATGACTTATACTACTGCAACTTCAGTCCTGCCCACACCTCTTTGGTGACCTTCAAGGAAACCCTTTTAAGAGATATTCTTGCTCTACCACGTGTTGTGAGCAACATATATATTAGATTGTTCCTCTTTTTTTAGGCAATGAACAGGTAGAATAATTACATGATACTCTATCTCTATTTACAAGATATAATACAATATAACTGTTCTATACAATAAATATATGGATGCTAATCTTATTTTCAACACAATTATATACTATTATATATCATTATTCAGTCTCTTGATTTCATTATCAAAGTCCAAGTTCTATAACtgttttgtatattttcatcTGTTATTGAAATTAACATTTAGGGTTGTATTTGTGCATGTTGCCACACCTTTGGTGCCGTGTATGTACGAATCAGATTATGggaaaaacatcttagtttgAAGTAAACTAGTGGTTTCTGTTTGATGGAAATGTTTGTTGCATGCATCCAATAATTTTTTGGGCAGCCAATTTAGGACTTGGATCCATTGCAATTGAGTTACTTAATTGTGCAAAACTTTTCCTGTAGGTTTTACAAAAGGCTTTGGAAGTGTGGGACCTACAAGTCATTCCCCTTGATTCTCCAGTTGCCGAGCCTGCCCAGATTGACCCTGAGCTGGAAAATGCCTTCATTTGTCATCTGCAGGATCATTGGTTTTGTATCCGCAAAGTGAATGGAGAGTGGTATAACTTTGACAGTCTCTACGCAGCTCCACAGCACCTTTCCAAGTTTTACCTTGCAGCCTACCTTGACTCTTTGAAAGGCTTTGGGTGGAGCATATTCCTGGTGAGAGGAAATTTTCCAAAAGAGTTTCCCATCTCTTCAGCTGAGTCTTCCAATGGTTTCGGGCAGTGGCTTTCACCTGAAGATGCTGAGAGAATTACCAAATCTTGCAACTCAGTACAGCAGGCTCCACGAGAAAGAGTTGTTGATAGGCAACAACATTCAAATCAGTTTCTTTCACATGAGGAAGCTGAAATGTTTTCAGACATGGAAGATGAGGATCTAAAGGCGGCTATAGCAGCTAGTCTGATGGATTCGGCCCCATCTGAAGCCAGTGCTCCTCAAAATGATGATAAGCAAAAGAGTATACAAGTGGAAAGCATTGAAACTAGTCTACCTCCCAGTGATGAAAGAAACAAACATGTAGACGCTACTGATGCTGGTTCTCTGAAGGATACAAACAACCAAGTCGCATCTTCTTTAGGTGGTGATAAATCTCAAAGTGAAAACCAGAATAAAGAGAAATCTCCCTGAGAGAAGATTGTGGTTTAATTtgcatttgatttgtttttgcaATTGAGGACAATAATTTATACCCGTTTAGTTTGTTGAAACATACATCAGTGGCTTAAAGTCATTGTGTTGTGCAGTATACACATTCTCATATCAATTGCATGATTTATAAACTGTAAGGAAAACCCTTCAACATTTTTTCTGATTATGATATTTATCCAGTTTTGACAATGATTTTTAAGACCCTTTATCATTCCTACCTGATCGTGATAGCTCTAGTTACATAGTTTGCGCAATTTTGTTGACAGTACCATTAAGTTGTTTGTGGCAACTTTTATCTGACAAAACTGATTTGTTAACTACTACTTAGTCCATATTACGAGAAACTCTTACCTAGGCACAACTACTTTAGGCACACATACatcaattcaaaaaattaaatagaaaatatatttgtcacatcaattaatataaattcaatttatttttctttaattttatttacttaatgtgagtgtgcctaacaaattattatttgtgCTTGTGCCCATATAAGTATTTCTCCCATATTACTATCTCAACACCCCCCGGCTGGGGTTGGTTCTTTCGACAAAACTAATGATCCTGCAGATGACTTTCATATTGGAAACAATAGCAACATAAGctcacaaaatcacaaaaaaaaattagttttccaACCTCTCTTGTAAAGTCAATAAAAAGAATGTTGGcataatttaaacaattaaactACTTAGAGCTAGGCTTGGGaacaggcctgagcctggcctacgaatTTTTTTCGGGCCTGAACCTGAcctgtggcctatcaaatgttattttttttggcctggcctgagccttttaaaagtctggtctggccttgtagcctgtttaaaagcatgtgttacattaaagctactctatatagtttttttaaataggctaaacaggccttaaaaagttcacatttaaatttttataatttctacaacattaataaaaagctaataatatgattaacacaataattaaaaactaataaaataacaaatacgattacgaaaagtcgcaacaattaaaagctaataatgtttatataaataatatatttttataagatataaataataatattatataaataataattattataaacaggccggcctatcaggctttgtaggcctttttagaagcctaagcctggcctatttATATAAACAtgccgttttcaaagcctaagcctggcatttttaataaccaggctAGGCtaggccaggccgaaggcccctgtaggccgcctggcctattcccaaccctacttAGAGCTAGACCTTGCGCTAAAACCACTAGTAAATCCATCTAATAGAAAAAGATATACCCGAGTAcattaaatatcatatttttgctcatattttttatatgtcaTTGACTACACACTTTTTGAGATGATTTTACTATTTTgagtatccttaactagtgtctcgGAAGCACTAGTTaacatttttcctttttttatacattaaagATAAAGATGACACGGTTTGAATTGAATTCTACCAAAAGTCCAAAACAATTCAACTTTAACTCTTGGAGAAGTCGTCTTTTATCTAAAGCCGGGAATGAGATAATGATTAAATCAGTTTTACAGGCAATTCCAGCATATGTTATGAGTATTTATCTCTTACTGGATTCCTTGATATATGAGATAGAAAGAATGATCAATGTTTTTTTGTGGAGTGgtggtaataataataaaggtaTTCGATGGCTTGCGTGGGATAAGATGGTAGGTTCCAAAGAAGTAGGAGGCCTAGGATTTCGTGATTTCCAAATGTTCAACATGACAATGGTAGCTAAACAAGGATGGAACATCATTACTTAACCAAACTCCTTGGTGGCGAGAATTCTCAAGGCTAGGTATTTTCCTCGGTCATCATTATTTGAGACTAATCTTGGCAATAACCCGAGTTTTACATGGAGAAGTATTTGGAAATCAAGACACTTTGATTCATGGTTGTAGGTGGAGCATTGGCAATGGTAGTAACATAAAAGTGATGAACGAACCTTGGTTGAGAGTAGAAGGTGGTCGTTGGATTGAAGCTCCACAAAATCAAGGTGTGTACTCCTTATCTATCCAACAACTTATGCTACCAAATGTTAAGCGGCGGGAtactgaaaaaattaatttgttgtttCCGGAAGAAGTGGCGAATAACATACTTGCTGTCCCGTTATGGGATGTAGTACAAGAGGATAAATTAATTTGGAGTGAGGATAGAGATGGAATGTATATGGTACATTCTGGATACAAGACTCTCATGAAAGAAAAAGCTTTAAGGCGACCACCAAGAGGGGAAGCAGATTGGGGAAGGTTATGGAAAGATTAAAGCACCCCCTAAGACCAAGCATTTGTTATGGAGAATTTGCAAGGAATGTCTACCTAGTACCTACTCGGATACGGTTAAGAAATCGATATATGTACAATGTCCGTTGGAGTGTCCTTCAATGCACAGTGGAGCCGGAAGAAGAATGGCATATATTCTTTGATTGTGATGGAAGCAAGTAAGCTTGGAATGTCATGGAACTTGGACACATACTGCAGCAGCGCCAGCATGCAACACAGAATTTTAATGAGTTTATTTTGAACATATGCAGTACTGAAAGCACGCTGATTGCAGGGAAGGTAGCTGTTCTTATGTGGCAGATATGGCAGAATCGAAACACACAAGTCTGGGACAGCAGCAGTATTAATGCACGGCAGGTAGGTACAAGAAGTATTTGAGGAGCAAAATCAAAGTGAAGATGCAGCAACAAACAGCAGTACCACAGTGGAGGCCACCAAGACAAGGTTACTTGAAGTGCAACGTGGATGCTAGTTTCTTTGATGCAACCGGAGCAACGGGTGGAGTTGGTGTTTATGCGATCACCGCGGACAATTCATACTTGCTGGAACCAACCTCTTCCAAGGTAGATTAAGCATATTGGAGGGAGAAGCAATGGTACTCAAAGAAGCAATTGAAGAAGGAATCAATAGAGGATTTTCTCATGTCATATTTGAGTGATTCTAAAGTGGTAGTTGATGCTATTTCCTCTAGGCATGTTGGTTCGTCGGAATTTAGTATTGTAATTTCTCACATTAAGtcgttattattattagctCAAAACTTTGAGGTATAGTTTGTCAAGCGGCAAGCGAATTGGTAGCTCACCACTTAGCGAGGGCAACCTATTCCTTAGCTAGTCGCAATGTTTTTGAGTCGATCCCTTGTATTGAACACTACTTGaataatgaaataaattaagtttgttattgtcaacaaaaaaaaaaactacggTGCATTAATCACTTGTATCCAACCACTAGGTTCATACGATGAATTTTTCAGTTATACAAAttatcatttattattattattattataaaaagaagAGGCCGAAGCATACAAatgtcatttttaaaattataaaaatccTAAATAATCAGAATAACATTTACAGAAGTGAAACTCTGAGTATGACTAGAGTTATATTGACACCATGTTTCTTTTTCCTCCTTCATTGATACAATTCCTCATAACAAAAGGTCATAATGGTTTTTACCACTGAATAGCAACCTCACAGCTTTTCTGCTAGAACCCTTTATAAACTCACTTCCATACTCTGCAATAGGAATGAAACCAGATCCCCAACCACCGCCTCGATGctgcatttttttgtttttcgtaTCGACAAAATGatatgttagtaaaaaaattctgcaaccttataaaatattatatagatcaaaCATTAAGCACAAGTATTGTTGTTGAAGGAATACGGCATACCTCGTGCTCTGGTATGTACACAATAATTGGCTGCCTACATAACTTTGACAGTACCTACAAGAATATGGACATTGGTCAGTATTTGAATTAAATTGAACCTGATATAAACTACAAActagaaaatatatttagtcCTTAAAAGATAAAAACACAAGTAGGATTTAAGAAGTGAGATCACTAACCAATAGTTCTGATTCTCCTCCCC encodes:
- the LOC123924814 gene encoding ataxin-3 homolog, translated to MMEGASNGGMLYHEVQESKLCAVHCVNTVLQGPFFSEFDLAALASDLDNKERQMMMLPAHSSASGDLFSHNVSLDGDFSIQVLQKALEVWDLQVIPLDSPVAEPAQIDPELENAFICHLQDHWFCIRKVNGEWYNFDSLYAAPQHLSKFYLAAYLDSLKGFGWSIFLVRGNFPKEFPISSAESSNGFGQWLSPEDAERITKSCNSVQQAPRERVVDRQQHSNQFLSHEEAEMFSDMEDEDLKAAIAASLMDSAPSEASAPQNDDKQKSIQVESIETSLPPSDERNKHVDATDAGSLKDTNNQVASSLGGDKSQSENQNKEKSP